Proteins encoded in a region of the Zea mays cultivar B73 chromosome 2, Zm-B73-REFERENCE-NAM-5.0, whole genome shotgun sequence genome:
- the LOC103646918 gene encoding protein TPR3 translates to MILQASLVKDPAVSVNRIIWSLDGTLFGVAYSRHIVQIYSYNGGDDIRQHLEIDAHIGGVNDIAFGFYLAWATQHFHSLCFLNFFLHRHPKEVIEANGYHEFTS, encoded by the exons ATGATTCTCCAG GCATCACTGGTTAAGGATCCAGCTGTGTCAGTTAATCGCATAATATGGAGTCTTGATGGAACCTTGTTTG GTGTTGCTTATTCAAGGCATATTGTACAAATTTATTCCTATAATGGTGGCGACGATATTAGACAACACTTGGAG ATTGATGCACATATTGGTGGTGTAAATGACATTGCATTTGGATTCTACCTTGCCTGGGCAACGCAACATTTTCACTCTTTGTGCTTCTTGAACTTCTTCCTTCATCGACATCCTAAAGAGGTAATAGAAGCAAATGGGTATCATGAATTCACATCTTAG
- the LOC100193561 gene encoding Probable O-methyltransferase 2-like, whose protein sequence is MAALAPSIVVPTDAELLQAQADLWRNSLCYLKSMALKCATELGIPTAIYSLGGAASLPDLIASLSLPQAKLPFLGRLMRLLSSSGVFAVVESPEAVYSLTPLSYLLVDGIAADNNHMDHAPFLLTVTSAHYIDLAIDLADWFKKEAKTPPFDHKHAASLFEESMERKAPGFHKMSILGLLVHDNFATSIAVREYQDVFQGVKSVTDCCYHGDGTTGKALAKAFPLIKITVLDLPQEIRKIPADGVVNYVGGDMFKSIPRAQMVLLKMVLHHWSDEDCVKILANCRKAIPSREEGGKVVIADIILDPASGPVMFQTQLLMDVCMMLMKGGRQRDVNDWRDLIQKAGFSDYKLLKKFGARGVLEIYP, encoded by the exons ATGGCAGCTCTGGCCCCATCCATTGTAGTTCCCACAGACGCCGAGCTGCTGCAGGCACAGGCCGATCTATGGCGAAACAGCCTGTGCTACCTCAAATCCATGGCTCTCAAGTGCGCTACTGAGCTCGGCATACCCACTGCCATCTACAGCCTAGGCGGTGCTGCCTCGCTTCCCGACCTGATCGCCTCACTGTCCCTCCCCCAGGCTAAGCTACCTTTCCTTGGCCGCCTCATGCGGCTGCTGTCGTCCTCGGGCGTCTTCGCCGTGGTTGAGTCCCCAGAGGCTGTCTACTCCCTCACACCACTGTCATACCTCCTGGTGGACGGCATCGCTGCCGATAACAATCACATGGACCATGCACCTTTCCTACTCACTGTGACGTCAGCACACTACATTGACCTGGCAATAGACCTAGCTGACTGgttcaagaaggaagccaagacacCTCCTTTCGATCACAAGCACGCAGCATCGCTGTTCGAGGAGAGTATGGAGCGCAAGGCTCCCGGGTTCCACAAGATGTCAATACTAGGTTTGTTGGTCCATGACAACTTTGCAACCAGCATTGCCGTGCGGGAGTACCAGGACGTATTCCAGGGGGTGAAGTCAGTGACTGACTGCTGTTACCATGGGGATGGCACAACAGggaaggccctcgccaaggccttCCCACTGATCAAGATCACAGTACTGGACCTTCCGCAGGAGATTCGCAAGATACCGGCTGATGGTGTTGTTAACTATGTTGGAGGTGACATGTTCAAATCCATCCCACGTGCTCAAATGGTGTTACTTAAG ATGGTGCTGCACCACTGGAGTGATGAGGACTGCGTGAAGATCCTTGCCAACTGCAGGAAGGCAATACCTTCACGGGAAGAGGGAGGGAAGGTTGTCATCGCAGATATTATTCTCGACCCAGCCTCAGGACCAGTCATGTTTCAAACTCAACTCCTAATGGACGTCTGCATGATGCTGATGAAAGGAGGCCGGCAACGGGACGTGAATGACTGGCGTGACCTCATCCAGAAAGCAGGGTTCAGTGACTACAAGCTGCTGAAGAAATTTGGAGCTCGAGGCGTCCTGGAGATTTATCCCTAA